GGAGGCTGCGGTATTCCTCGACGACGCCCTGCCACTGGTGTCTGGGGTAATTCATTGTCACTGTCCTTCTACGCGGATCACGGATTTGACGGTGTGGACGACAGGCAGATCGATGAGTCGATCAACGGTCTTCTGCAGAGTCGAGTCGGTGTTCGAGTGAGTGGCCAGCACGAGCTTCGCATGCTGGACGCCTTCCTCGTCGATGTCCCCGATCGTCTGTCGCATGAGCTCGATGGAGGCCCCCTCGTCGGCGAAGACCTCGGAGACCGCGGCGAGCACACCGGGACGGTCCACCACGTCGAGGGTGATGTGGTACCTGGTCGTGATCGCTGAGATCGGCAGGATCGGGTAGTCCTCGTGGAAGGGACGTTCGTACTGTCCGCGTCCGCCGAGCACCTTGCGCCTGGCCACCGATACGAGGTCTCCCAGCACTGCAGATGCCGTCGGGGCTCCCCCGGCTCCCTGTCCGTAGAACATAAGCTGACCGGCGGCATCGGCTTCGATGAAGACGGCGTTGAACGCACCGCGCACGGATGCCAGGGCGTGGTTCCGGTCGAGCAGCGCCGGGTACACGCGCGCCGAGAGTCCGGGGCCTGCAGGGGAAGAGGCGACGCGTTCGCACACGGCCAGGAGTTTGATGACGAAGCCCTGGTCCCGAGCGGTCTCGACCATCTCGGCGGTGATGTCTTCGATGCCCTCGACGTGGACGTCGTCGATCGATACGGGGGCGTGGAAGGCCAGAGAGGACAGGATCGCGGCTTTCGCCGCGGCGTCGTGCCCGCCGATGTCAGCGGTCGGATCGGCCTCTGCGTATCC
Above is a window of Brevibacterium siliguriense DNA encoding:
- a CDS encoding homoserine dehydrogenase, encoding MQALKVAMLGCGVVGTEVAARIQNRAEGLAERIGAPLELSAIVVRDDSKTRPGIDEKLLTTDAEAAINGADIVVELMGGIEPARSLITAALRQGSSVVTANKALLAASYGQLMSAADAAGVRLEHEAAVAGAIPIIRPVGDSLAGDRIERIMGIVNGTTNYILDQMDSEGWDFEQALTAAQELGYAEADPTADIGGHDAAAKAAILSSLAFHAPVSIDDVHVEGIEDITAEMVETARDQGFVIKLLAVCERVASSPAGPGLSARVYPALLDRNHALASVRGAFNAVFIEADAAGQLMFYGQGAGGAPTASAVLGDLVSVARRKVLGGRGQYERPFHEDYPILPISAITTRYHITLDVVDRPGVLAAVSEVFADEGASIELMRQTIGDIDEEGVQHAKLVLATHSNTDSTLQKTVDRLIDLPVVHTVKSVIRVEGQ